The following coding sequences are from one Eriocheir sinensis breed Jianghai 21 chromosome 13, ASM2467909v1, whole genome shotgun sequence window:
- the LOC126997855 gene encoding uncharacterized protein LOC126997855 isoform X2: protein MDQHLYTTKGPAPNTVLWRPREGSSVVLKESDYQPFSQVVRTLHIRDALDICAENMIAPKPIHSVSTLKATVLHWQRSHPCRKLHVLWFSAKLDGEDEDAHEWYGNVEFAIPVSIMLQRWRNLYFVEMVQAPTQTITRILVTNADYSSVLPSYDPRTPGGPWRLTPDGRHERLVDCRRYNSKGYNRHGHVLEFMIEVTHFGMRKILDEVTISFRNHHLALSGDPHVCHRFGKTFTCLTPFIKDKSSHLFFKEHHRLIGRQPMATPRLSPSAEVFRQSFLAAEKIPRNVLQVQAPPPLSEHDFPPLGAPGQGIIIINELVQNQLLNGEVRQSQLVLGFGQKNEFSIITDSIWKPDKEEEQEKVIMKLRRHRPNKMQPPPLPHAPPSGYPPIPPPPCYPPPGFPPLPPPPGFPLPPPPSFPPLHLPPPPMCQPPMFQHSWAPLQPISWRRQN, encoded by the coding sequence ATGGACCAGCACCTCTACACAACGAAGGGGCCGGCGCCGAACACCGTCCTTTGGCGTCCACGGGAAGGCAGCAGCGTTGTCCTGAAGGAGAGTGACTACCAACCTTTTAGCCAAGTCGTCCGCACTCTCCACATCAGAGACGCCCTGGACATCTGTGCTGAGAATATGATCGCACCAAAGCCCATCCATTCCGTCAGCACCCTGAAAGCCACAGTGCTGCATTGGCAAAGATCCCATCCCTGCAGGAAGCTTCACGTCTTGTGGTTTAGCGCCAAGCTGGATGGGGAGGATGAAGACGCCCACGAATGGTACGGCAATGTTGAGTTCGCCATCCCAGTAAGTATTATGTTGCAGCGTTGGAGGAACCTTTACTTCGTGGAGATGGTGCAGGCACCCACGCAAACTATCACACGCATTCTGGTCACCAATGCCGACTACTCATCCGTCTTGCCTTCGTACGACCCTCGCACACCAGGCGGGCCGTGGCGCCTCACTCCAGACGGCCGACACGAACGCCTGGTGGACTGCCGACGGTACAATAGCAAGGGTTATAACAGGCACGGCCACGTCCTCGAATTTATGATTGAGGTAACACACTTTGGGATGAGGAAGATCCTCGATGAGGTGACCATATCCTTCAGGAACCACCACCTGGCGTTGTCTGGGGACCCTCACGTCTGCCACAGGTTTGGGAAAACTTTCACGTGCCTGACGCCCTTCATCAAGGACAAAAGCTCCCATCTATTCTTCAAGGAGCATCACCGCCTCATCGGCCGCCAGCCCATGGCCACTCCCAGGCTGTCTCCGAGCGCCGAGGTGTTCCGGCAGAGCTTCCTCGCCGCTGAGAAGATTCCAAGAAATGTTCTTCAAGTGCAAGCTCCTCCGCCGCTGTCGGAACATGACTTCCCGCCACTCGGGGCACCGGGTCaaggcatcatcatcattaacgaGCTCGTGCAGAACCAGCTCCTGAACGGAGAAGTCAGGCAGAGTCAGTTGGTGCTCGGGTTTGGGCAGAAGAATGAGTTCAGCATCATTACGGACTCGATATGGAAACCcgacaaggaagaggagcaggaaaaggtgaTCATGAAGCTCCGCCGACACCGCCCCAACAAAATGCagccccctcccctgccccacgCCCCTCCCTCCGGCTATCCACCCATCCCCCCACCTCCGTGCTATCCACCCCCGGGtttcccacccctccccccacccccgggTTTTCCACTTCCCCCACCCCCAAGCtttccccccctccacctccctcctccacccatgTGTCAGCCGCCCATGTTCCAGCACAGCTGGGCGCCGCTGCAGCCCATCTCTTGGCGGAGACAAAATTAA